The sequence below is a genomic window from Nitrososphaerota archaeon.
TTTCTGCATTAAAGGGCATGACAGACTCGTTGATAGATACGGTGAAGAAGGCAAATCCCAATGTTTCACCACAAGACATGGACGAAGTTCTTTCCATGGGCGAAAGGACAAGCGCCCGGATATTTTCCGTTGCGCTCTCTGCAGAAGGCTTGAAAACAGCCATAATAGACCCAGCAGCAGATTCCTGGCCGATAATCACAGACGATAACTTCACAGATGCGAACCCTCTCATAGATGAAACAGGAAAAAGAGTGCAGGACAAGATTCTGCCGTTGATTCACGAAGGCTTCATCCCGATAGTCTGCGGCTTTGTAGGCAGGACGAGGAGCTGCAAGGTCACAACATTAGGCAGAGGAGGAAGCGACACTACAGCAGTCATTCTAGGATCTGCCTTGGCAGCAAAAGAGGTCATTCTCATAAAGGATGTCGATACCGTATTCTCAAGCGACCCCGATATGGTAGAAAGGCCTGTCCCTATTGGTAATCTTGACTCCGAAGAGGCATTTGCTCTGTCTTTGGGAGGGGCAAAGTTCCTGCATTCAAAAGCTCTGCAGTATAAGGTTCAAGGAGTGCGGATAAGGATTGCGAGTCTGGAGAAAGATCCATTCGGAGGTACGGTCATAGATGGAGGCTCTCTTGACTGGAGAGTGGAATCTTCAGGCAACCCAGTTTCTATGCTAACCATCGTTGGAGTTAAGCTTAGCGATGCCAAAGTGCTGGGGAAGATAATCGATGCGGTAAGGGGAAACGGAGCAGACCTGACATCGTTAGGATTTGATCAAAAATCTCTTATCCTGTACGTCAACAACGGTACGGATTTGGTGAACAAACTGCATTCAGCCATAGTAGGCGAGGGCATGGCCAAAGCGATAAGTTCCTTCGACGGCCTTTCTATGCTGAGCGTGAAAGGCAGCGCAATGGAGACGAGCCCGGGCATGATTCAAAGAATTACTCAGCCATTGGCCCGAGCAGGGATAAACGTCTACGGGTTGGCTACGATCAGTTCTTCGATAAATGTCTTCGTGAAGAAGGAACAAGCTGATAAAGCGGCATCACTTGTGCGTAATTCCTTGATGCTGAGCAAGGAGAAGTAGAACATGGTAACAGGAAAGTCGGTTAGGATGCAGAGGATAATGTCCTCTGGGAAGATAGTTTGCATCCCAATGGATCATGGAGTAAGCGCAGGCCCGATCAAAGGTCTCGAAAACCCCAGCGAAATAATCCGAAAATTAGAGCAGGGAGGAGCGACCTCAGTCCTTGCACACAAGGGCATCTTCAAGTCTTTAGCCACTCCTCCAAAGATCGGCATGATCGTCCACATAACAGGCAGCACCGATTTGGGGCCGGCTCCAAATGGGAAGAAGCTTGTTGGAACTGTTGAAGAAGCGATAAGGTTGGGTGCAGATGCAGTTTCTGTTCACATAAACATAGGCTCGAAGGAAGAGCCAGAGATGCTCCAGCTGCTGGGCATGGTTGCAGACGAATGCGACAAGTGGGAGATGCCCCTTGTTGCTATGATGTACCCAAGAGGGGAAAAGATTTCCAATCCATCTGATCCTGTGATAGTGAGCCACGTAGCAAGGGTCGGCGCAGAACTCGGAGCAGACTTGGTGAAGACTGTCTATACTGGAGATCCGAAGACATTCGAGAGGGTCGTAAGAAGTTGTCCAGTACCCGTTGCAGTCGCAGGAGGACCAAAATCTGACACAGACAAAGCAGTCCTCGAACTTGCCAGAGATGTGGTTCGCGCTGGAGCAGTAGGAGTGACATTTGGAAGAAACATATTCCAGCACAAGAGCCCCGAATTGATAACAAAGGCAGTCTCAATGATAGTATTAAACGGTGCATCGGTAGAGGAGGCTATGAGCGTAATTGCCAAGGGCACCTAAAGACCTAATAGTTGCGCCCTCAGTTGAAAAAGCGCAACTCCAAAATTTTCTGAGGGAGGTGGCCAAGGAGCAAGTTGAAGGAGTATTCTGTAACCCCCTTGATGTTGATGCAAAGGCATTGAATGGATTGAGGGTATACTACAACTCTGCAAAGGCAGATGTCTTGGTGGTTGAAGACTTGGGCGCTTTGAAGAAGGCAAGAGACGATGGAAAGGCCGCAGCGTTGTCGATCAAGGTTGAGAGCTCAAAGGATATCGCAAAGGCTGTCGAAGCATCAAAACTGGGGGCAGAAGCAGTACTGGTTCAGACTTCTGACTGGAAGATCATACCCCTTGAAAATCTGATAGCGGAGATTCACGGAAGGAAGACCAAGGTCTATAGCTATGCAGAACCTTCTGAAGTGACGATGCTCTTTACGGTTCTCGAACTTGGCGTAGATGGCGTAGTAATGAAGGCTAGCAAGACACAGGAAGTCAAGGATGCCAGAAACGCGATGAAAGAACTTGGAACCATCACCCTTAGCGTCGCAAAGGTCGCTGATGTGAAGGAAGTTGGTTTAGGGGACAGAGCCTGCGTTGATACCGCATCGATGCTGAACTTCGGAGAAGGGATGCTTATAGGGAATACTGCCAAGTTCCTCTTCCTCATACATAACGAATCGGGAGGCTCGAAATTTACTTCACCTAGACCATTCAGGGTAAATGCTGGTTCCGTTCACTGCTACATTCTGCTCCCAAATGGAAGGACGAAGTACCTCTCCGAACTAGATAGCGGAACAGAAGTTATGGTTACGGACAAGGATGGAAGGTCCAGAACTGTAATAGTCGGGCGAGTAAAGATAGAAAGGAGGCCTCTGTTGTTGGTAAAGGCGGAATCTGAAAATGTCTCAGCAGGAGTCCTGGTGCAGAATGCGGAGACCATAGCGTTTGTAGGCAAGGATGGCAAACCTATACCGGCAACATCGATAAAGGCTGGGGATGAGATAATAGTCAAGATCGAGAAGACTTCGGGGAGGCACTTCGGCATGGCTGTCGATGAATTCGTCATCGAGAAGTAAAACTTATGCAAAAATCGAGGATATGCGTCTCTGTCGCACGGGAAGATTTAGATGCGATGTATCTTGACACTCAAAAGGCGTTCAAAGAAGGCGCAGACCTAGTGGAGCTCCGACTCGACTACATGGAGCTGCTAGACCTTGAAGAAGTAAAGAAGAAGTTCAAGACCTTAGAGGATAAGACCATTCTGACCCTCAGGAAGAAGGAAGAGGGTGGTAGGTTTCAGGGGAGCGAAACCAAGAGGGTCGCGTTGCTTAAACAGCTGCAGGGCTGGAGGGCAGCGTACAAGGATGTCGAACTTAGCACACTTAAGGACTCCAAAATCAAGGTAGATGCAAATACGATAGTTTCGTGGCATGACTTTGCATCGACTCCCTCTGCAAAAGTCATGAAGGC
It includes:
- a CDS encoding 3-dehydroquinate synthase, giving the protein MPRAPKDLIVAPSVEKAQLQNFLREVAKEQVEGVFCNPLDVDAKALNGLRVYYNSAKADVLVVEDLGALKKARDDGKAAALSIKVESSKDIAKAVEASKLGAEAVLVQTSDWKIIPLENLIAEIHGRKTKVYSYAEPSEVTMLFTVLELGVDGVVMKASKTQEVKDARNAMKELGTITLSVAKVADVKEVGLGDRACVDTASMLNFGEGMLIGNTAKFLFLIHNESGGSKFTSPRPFRVNAGSVHCYILLPNGRTKYLSELDSGTEVMVTDKDGRSRTVIVGRVKIERRPLLLVKAESENVSAGVLVQNAETIAFVGKDGKPIPATSIKAGDEIIVKIEKTSGRHFGMAVDEFVIEK
- a CDS encoding ACT domain-containing protein translates to MTQILVIKLGGSVLRDAPSIKKAATMVREVVQNGYSPAIVVSALKGMTDSLIDTVKKANPNVSPQDMDEVLSMGERTSARIFSVALSAEGLKTAIIDPAADSWPIITDDNFTDANPLIDETGKRVQDKILPLIHEGFIPIVCGFVGRTRSCKVTTLGRGGSDTTAVILGSALAAKEVILIKDVDTVFSSDPDMVERPVPIGNLDSEEAFALSLGGAKFLHSKALQYKVQGVRIRIASLEKDPFGGTVIDGGSLDWRVESSGNPVSMLTIVGVKLSDAKVLGKIIDAVRGNGADLTSLGFDQKSLILYVNNGTDLVNKLHSAIVGEGMAKAISSFDGLSMLSVKGSAMETSPGMIQRITQPLARAGINVYGLATISSSINVFVKKEQADKAASLVRNSLMLSKEK
- a CDS encoding fructose-bisphosphate aldolase (catalyzes the reversible formation of fructose 1,6-bisphosphate from glycerone phosphate and D-glyceraldehyde 3-phosphate), which translates into the protein MVTGKSVRMQRIMSSGKIVCIPMDHGVSAGPIKGLENPSEIIRKLEQGGATSVLAHKGIFKSLATPPKIGMIVHITGSTDLGPAPNGKKLVGTVEEAIRLGADAVSVHINIGSKEEPEMLQLLGMVADECDKWEMPLVAMMYPRGEKISNPSDPVIVSHVARVGAELGADLVKTVYTGDPKTFERVVRSCPVPVAVAGGPKSDTDKAVLELARDVVRAGAVGVTFGRNIFQHKSPELITKAVSMIVLNGASVEEAMSVIAKGT
- the aroD gene encoding type I 3-dehydroquinate dehydratase, which translates into the protein MQKSRICVSVAREDLDAMYLDTQKAFKEGADLVELRLDYMELLDLEEVKKKFKTLEDKTILTLRKKEEGGRFQGSETKRVALLKQLQGWRAAYKDVELSTLKDSKIKVDANTIVSWHDFASTPSAKVMKAKLAATLEYGGMAKIVTTAKKLSDNLAVLDLYSKEMTGRLIAFCMGEEGKISRILAPMLGSPLMYGCLEGAAVAPGQIPISELRGFYELFEVA